In Opisthocomus hoazin isolate bOpiHoa1 chromosome 3, bOpiHoa1.hap1, whole genome shotgun sequence, a genomic segment contains:
- the FAM110B gene encoding protein FAM110B, translating into MPTETLPTGSMVKPVSPAVTFTSAVPLRILNKGPDYFRRQAEPNPKRLSAVERLEADKAKYVKSQEVINAKQEPVKPAVLAKPPVCPVAKRALGSPTLKVFSNNAKTESGVQRENLKLEILKNIINSSEGSSSGSGHKHGPRNWPPHRADSTELNRHSFAESLKVYPTQGRSSPQESSSNVSRRLLDQSAETFLHVSHSSSDIRKVTSAKPLKAIPCSSSAPPLPPKPKIAAITTLKSPEIEAVESGCGVSRRPSLQRSKSDLSDRYFRVDADVERFFNYCGLDPEELENLGMENFARANSDIISLNFRSASMISSDCEQSQDSNSDLRNDDSANDRVPYGISAIERNARIIKWLYSIKQARESQKVSHV; encoded by the coding sequence ATGCCTACAGAAACACTACCGACAGGTAGCATGGTGAAGCCAGTCAGCCCCGCCGTGACTTTCACGTCTGCTGTTCCTCTCCGCATCCTGAACAAAGGACCTGACTATTTTCGCAGGCAGGCGGAGCCTAATCCGAAAAGACTGAGCGCGGTGGAGAGGCTGGAAGCCGACAAGGCAAAATATGTCAAGAGCCAGGAGGTCATCAACGCCAAGCAGGAGCCTGTGAAGCCAGCGGTGCTGGCCAAGCCACCGGTCTGTCCTGTGGCCAAGCGAGCGCTGGGGAGCCCCACATTGAAAGTCTTCAGCAACAACGCAAAGACCGAGAGCGGTGTGCAGAGAGAAAATCTGAAACTTGAGATTTTGAAGAACATCATCAACAGCTCCGAAGGCTCCAGCTCGGGTTCAGGGCATAAGCACGGTCCCCGAAACTGGCCACCCCACAGAGCCGATTCAACGGAGCTGAATCGACACTCATTTGCTGAATCTTTGAAGGTTTATCCCACGCAGGGTCGCAGCAGCCCGCAGGAGAGCAGCTCCAACGTCAGCAGAAGGCTCCTAGATCAGTCAGCAGAGACTTTCTTGCATGTCTCTCACAGCTCTTCAGACATTAGGAAAGTAACTAGTGCAAAGCCCTTAAAAGCAATACCCTGCAGTAGCTCAGCCCCACCTCTGCCTCCAAAGCCCAAAATCGCTGCCATCACCACCCTGAAATCCCCAGAGATTGAGGCAGTTGAGTCTGGATGCGGAGTTAGTAGGAGACCCTCCCTACAGCGATCAAAATCAGACTTAAGCGACAGATACTTCCGTGTCGACGCAGATGTTGAACGATTCTTTAACTACTGCGGACTGGATCCTGAAGAGCTTGAAAACCTCGGGATGGAAAACTTTGCAAGGGCTAACTCTGATATCATATCCCTCAACTTTCGCAGTGCAAGCATGATTAGCTCAGACTGTGAACAGTCTCAGGACAGCAACAGTGACCTTAGAAACGATGACAGTGCCAATGACCGTGTGCCATACGGCATTTCTGCCATTGAACGGAATGCCAGAATCATCAAGTGGTTATATAGCATCAAGCAAGCTAGAGAGTCACAAAAGGTGTCCCATGTGTGA